GGTAATGTGGAAGGTGTAGAGCTCGTAGACAGCAGGCTCAAAGTTGCAACACCTGCATCGCCGGCAAGGTATCATACAGTCAAAAGTGGCGACAGCCTTTCCAAAATTGCTTTGGAAGTTTATGGGGACTTACAAAAATACCCTGTCATCTTCGAAGCTAATAAGCCTATGCTTACTCACCCGGATAAAATATACCCTGGGCAAGTTCTTCGGATACCAGCACTGTAAGACAACATTTGAACTGAAAGGCCGCTTTACTAGCTGGCGTATAAAGGCAAGCGTTCTCAAAATAAACAAGTATCCACTTCTCCAGTTTATTTAATAAAAATCAATTCTGATGGGAAAATTCATTATTACAAAAAGGTCTAACGGAGAATTCCAGTTTAACCTTAAAGCAGGTAATGGTCAAACCATTTTAGTGAGTGAAGGCTACAAATCCAGGGCGAGTTGTGACAACGGCATCGCATCTGTCAGAATTAATGCAGCTTTTGACAACCGCTACGAGAGCAAAAAATCGAAAAACGAGAAACACTTCTTCAACCTGAAAGCCTCGAATGGGCAGGTGATCGGTAGCAGTGAAATGTATGAGACAACCGCTTCCAGGGACAAAGGAATCGAATCCGTAAAAGCGAATGCACCCGAGGCTACTATCGACGATCTAACGCAATAACACCACTTTGAAGGTTGGAGCGCAGGAGTTTGACAGGCCAGTCAATTGATAAGGTTGCCTGGATCTGGAAAATAACAGGTCAGCAATTCAAAGAACTTCGGCTAGATAGAGTTTTCAGTCTCCCGGCGCGACAGCCGGGAGAATTGATTTTGTCAGTGAGTGCTGAAATACAATTTGTTAATAATTAAACTTGAAAATCATGCTTGACCAGTTGTTTGAATTAATACAAAAAAACGGAAAAGAAGCAATCATCGAAAACCAGGCGGTGCCTAATGAACATAATGACGCGGTAATGCAGGTAGCGCAAAGTGCGATCGTTGACGGTTTGAGCAACCTATTTAAACAAGGACAGATCAGTGCTTTGTCGGACGTTGTGAAAGGTGCGCCTGCCGAAAGCAATCCCGCAGTTCAGCAGATTTCCGACAACTTCATGGGTAATATCATGGAAAGATTCGGGATAAATGGCGCTTCGGCATCCTCGATTGCTTCGGCAGTTATTCCGGTGGTGATCAATCAAATGCTGTCAAAAACCCAATCGGAAGGAAGTAACGGCCTCGACCTGGGCAGTATATTGGCCAACTTTGCGTCCGGTAATCCCGCGACCGGCAATGCTGGCATTTCAAGCAATGATCTGATGTCAATGCTGGGAAAGTTTGGTCTGGACAAAGACGGAGACGGTACCGTTGGGCTGAATGATCTATCGAAATTATTGTAAGCGCATTCGCTTAAATTGCCCGGCTCAATATTAAGGACTGGTTTCTATACTGTGAAATCAACGTCGCTCCTTCCGGATTGCAAGTGTAGCGTCGTGCCCGAGGTCCAGAATTTCATAGGATTGTGTTTTGGACAATGAATCGAGGAGAGCGTGTCCCTTTTTCTCGAAGAGCAGATATTTTGTCTCGGTGGTATCCAACGCAATTGAAAGTCGGGCGTAACGCTGATAGGCGGTGTGGATACCAGCTTCCATGCTCACATCTTTGGTCAGGTACACTTTGGAACGTTCCGGGACTGCCGCTCTGAGCGCCCTTGCGACTTCATAGTTCCTGTCAAAATCCGGGTGCGCAAGCTTGTAGGCCACCAAGCCAACCAGTAAAACGGCTGTCGCGGGAAACAATACCCTAGGTACCACGCCAAATCTGCCGACGAGCAGCAGCAATGGCTCGATGCAGCAGGCGGCGAAAAATAACCCTACAAACGGAAGCGCGGGCATTAGATAATAGTCGCCTTGCTTCACGCTCACGAGCATTGGGAGAATAATGGCGATACCCAGAAGAATGTTTAAAACCCGTGCTTTCCGGGTGTTTATCGGGGCCGGGATATTGATTTTCGCGAAAAGCTTGAACAGGTAAAGCCCGCCCAGGATAAGCAAATGCGGGATGATATTGCTTAATAAAACCATTACAAGATAGAGATGCGCTGTCCATCCGCTGGTAACGCGTTCACGCTTCTGCGCCAAGGCCGCAATAACCTGGCCTTCGAAGTAGTTTTTCAAAAAAAAATTTGCCGGTTGATAAATCAAAAGCGCAGCTAGCAGAATTAAAAATGTGATACCGGTTACAATCAAACCCGATGCTGCTTTTTTGAAAAATGCCTTTCCGTAAACAATTACATAGATCACCGGGAAAGCCAGCGGAAACAGACCAACCGGGCCTTTTGTCATACAAGCCAGCAATATCATGAGCCCGGCGGCTACCCATAAACGGATTTTTTGTTCCGGCGCATGCAATGCTTTTAATTGGAGATAGCACGACCACAAACAGAACACAGCCATCGTCGTGTCCAGCAGGTTATTGGGTACGCTCCACCAGACGACACGTATCCCGTACCACATCAGAACGGGCAGCCAGGCTTGCTTTTTTGCAGCGACGTTATCCCTAAACAACTCCCTCCAAATCAAGCAGATCAGCAAAGTACTTGCCAGTAAAACAAGCAGGTTGTAGATATTTTCAACTGCCAGACTATCGCCTAAAAGGCGGAAAAGCAGTGACTCCATTCCGAACATCAGCGGCGGATGTTCACAAAAAAAGGCGCAGCGATTGTAAGGCAGCCAGAAGGAATCGGCAAAATAGGGCTCCCAGAATGAACCCAGGCCCAGCGCCATATTACGCGAAATGGCCGCATAAGCCAGCCCGTCGACAAACAGAACGTGATCAAAAGACCGCGGGATGAAGGTCAGACTGATGAAGCAAACCGTTAACAGCCAACCGGAGACTTTTAAATTAAATATCGATTGGTGCGAAGCAACCAGATCTTTTGCCTCCATGCGGGTGCTTAATTGAGTCCCCGAATATCGCTAAGTAACCGCTGTCAACAAAACCGGTGGATAACTAATGTCGTAAGAGAACTACAAACATAATTTTATTTACAAATTTCTTTAAGAAGTCACATTCAGTGATTTTGCGTAGCCAACATCGATAGAGAGAAAACCGGAGACAATTATGAAAATTGAATGCTGCGGCGGTGATTTATAAAAAGTGATTAATTTTAACAAAGAAAAGTAAAAAACGCTTGTAGAGTAATCTACATAATCCTATATTTGCATGAAACAATTTTCCTCAATTCCCGAGGCTTTTGAGTGGTGGCTTAAAAATATTTATCCCACACTTCCAGCAGAGGTTAAAAAAGGGAAACCGGTTTCTGCCTGGCGCGATTACACGCATGGAGGAGGTATTTCGGAGAAAAGAATGCGTGAGATTCTAATTGAATTTGGTCATTTCAAAATTGAAATGACAATTACTTATGAGCCTTAACAGGCTTTTTATTTGAGGAAATTTTGTAGAGAAAACCACAAGTGCCTCTAAAAAACCCGGATGCAAGTTCTACAAACACGATGAGCACCCGGGTAGCTTGATCTTTTGAGAATCAAACCGTACGAAACTATAACCACACGTCACAATCCAATGGAAAAACAAGCTAATAGTCTTCATCAACTGATCAACGGAAACGAACAGGCTTTGATCAAGCAAGTCAGGATCATCGACGAATTCTTCAAAATGGACAAAGCCAGCGAAATGATCGAATCGCTGAACACATTGACAGAAGATCTTTTATTCTCCAACGACCTTGACAATGTGACGCATAACATGCGAACGCATATTGTGAACCAGCTTCGGGTCGTGACTCTACTTGCGAAATTGAGGGAATGCAGGATTAGGGTGTGATCTCAAAATTGGCGAAGGAAGGATCCGACATCGGCCCGGCCCACAAACCGATTTTACCGGTCGTAAACTTGCTCAGACTTTCCACTTCCAGGCTCGGCTTAGGCGAATGATCCACATAAACTTTAATGGCTTTGCCGGCTACGATTATTTTGACATGAAACCAGCCATCCGGATTTGGGACGGGGTTGACCTTGTTTTCATATTTGCCCGGAAAACTCTCACGCAATTTTGGCCATGGATAATCCGGCATCGAAGCATACTGGACAGACCTGGGCCGACGAACCGTATCGGCGTTCATAAAGTTGAAGGGTCGAAAATAGACGACATCTTGCGTCTTCGTATCCTGAAAATGAAAAGTAACGCCCACAAAACTTTGCTGCAGGACATTTTTACCTTTCACATCAAACTCGATCGTGCCGTTTGTAAAGTTGTAATCTTTGAGGATCATAAAACCCTCCTTTTCATTGACATTGAACTTAACAGCCTTTTTCCCGCCATCGGTTACAGTTTGAACTTCCCGATTCGAAGTTTCCCAGAGATCCGCTTTGTGCAGGTCCGGGCGGATTGTTTGTGCTGAAACATGCAAATGCAGAAGGAAAATAAGACAGGATGCGAGTAAGATTTTCATAGCTGATTGTTTTGATTTGGATAATTGACGAGCTCAAAAATCAGCTGAATAAGGTATTTTTGGTTGTTCAAACGCGCGCCAAATCCGTGCAAATGCATTCATATAGCCAGCCATGACCAAAAACGGAGAAGAGCAAGACTTCCAAAAGTGCCTCGCGCTCATCGAGGCGCAGCTCGGCTGGGGCAACAGTACGCATTGGACCAATTATGATTTTGAAAAACTGAGCGACACTTTTCACGAAAAAACGGGTGTAAGGCTCAGCGTAACTACATTGAAGCGCATCTGGGGCAGGCTGAAATACGACAGCGCCCCTACCCTGACCACATTGAATGCACTGGCGAGATTTGCTGGCTACACGGATTGGCGGATGTTCAGGCAACAGCAGGGAACGGATATTACCCGAACCGAAAGCAGTGAGGAGGTATTAGCTCCTGCACCAGTTTTATCCAGAAGTAAATTTAACTTTTACTGGCTCCTTGCATTGTTGCCGCTTTTACTGGGTGGATACGCATTATTTTCAATCAAACCTGCTGATACCGAGCTTGATCCACAGCTGTTTTCATTTAAAGCCAATAAAATGAAAACAGAAGGTGTACCCAATTCTGTGGTGTTTCATTATGATGCAAAAGCTGCCAAAAGTGACTCCGTTTTTATCGTGCAAACCTGGGACATGAGACGGCGGGCGCTTGTTTCGAAGGACAAAAATTACCACTCGGCGATTTATTATTATCCAGGCTTTTTCAATACCAAACTCATTGCCGACAACCAGATCGTAAAAACACACGATTTGTGGATCACCTCCGACGGCTGGTTATGCCTGGCCGAAAACGAACCCGCGCCGCTTTATTTTAAGAAAGAGGAATGTGTTAAAAACGACATTGTAGAGATAAATGAGCCTATTTTAAAAAACTACAACCTGTCGCTCCACCCAAAAGCACCGCGGGTGCGGCTGTTTAACCAGCGGGATATGGGTGATTTAAGTAATGATAATTTTGTATTTGAAACGAATGTAAAAAATAACTTTGCCCAGGGCACCAATGCGTGCCAGCCTATGCAAATCCTTATTCAGTGTAAAGACGACGTGATCATTATTCCGCTCACTGCGAAAGCTTGTGTAGGCGACCTGTCACTCGCATTTTGCGGCACTTATCTGACCAGCAAAACCGCCGATTTATCCGGGTTTGGAGCCGATCTGACGCAGTGGACAAAGCTCCGGGTTGAAACAATCAATAAAAAAGCAAGCATTTACGTAAACGGCGAAAAAGCCTATTCACTGGAATTCTCCAACCAGCCTACCGGTATCGTGGGCGTCCAGATCCGGTTTAATGGTACCGGCGCGGTGAAAGGTACCTGGTTTGAAAATAAAGGAAAAATGGTCCGGTTGTGATCCTATTTCCAGCCCAATTATCGCAAATGCCTTATCGGATTCAGGCAAAAAAAGAACACGTTTCCATGGTCTCGCGGTCCTTGCAGTTAGTTACCTATATCTCTCACCGTTCAACCCCTTGCATTTAACCGGATAGTTTGTAATATTTATTCGATAGATATGTGTTTGCTTTCAACGCAACATCATGAGAATTTATATTATCTGCGCCTTATTGCTCATTTCTGCGACTCAAAGCGCTTGCGGACAGATCGAGGTAATTCGGAAACTGAAAGATAGGCTTCATCAGGTCAAAGACAGCACGCAATATGTAGATGTGCTTAATAAAATATCGCTGCTATTTTACGAGCAAAATGCAGATAGCACACTTATTTATTCGGTTCGGGCACTGGAAATAGCCAGTCGGCTGGAATATGAAAAGGGTATAGCCGACGCGACCAACAACCTGGGTATTGTGTATGATATCAAAGGAAACAGCCAGCTTGCCATGCGCTACTACAATGATGCTTATAACAAGTACAGAGCGATCGGCGACTCATCCAATATCGTCCAGACTTTGATGAATATCGCGATGGTTTATGAGCTTAGTGGCAAGGATGAAAAGGCGGTCAATAACTTCAAACAGGCACTTTCGTTGGGAAACCGCATCGCACACGATTCCATTACAGCGCTGGCGATCTATAATTACATGCTGATCTACCCTGACCATTTTAAAGAAAAGGAAAGAGAAAGGTATATTGAAAAAGCCCGCGCCATTGCATTGAAATATAAGGATATGCGCATGCAGCTGGCAATCGAGCAGCTGCTTGCCGAAGATTTTATTTCTAATCAGGAGCACGCAAAAGGTATTGGTTTATTGCAGAAAACATTGGCTAAAAGTCTGCAAATGCAGCTATACTTTTTCAGTATGGACCTGATGATCAGGCTGGGCGACCTGCACCTGGCCGCAGCACCTGACACCGCAATGAAATACTATGGAGAAGCGCTGATGATCGCTGAGCAGAAACTTTACCGGGTTTATGCAAGAGAAATCTGTACCAAGCTTTACGAATATTTCAGGAGCAAAGGTGACATGGCCAAAGCCTACACGTACACGCAAAAACTGGTCAAACTATTTGAAGAACAGGCCGAAATAGACCGCGTTTCGGGGATTGATTACATTGAATATGCGGTGAAAGACCAGCAGCTCAAGTCTGCGCAGTTGAAATCAGTTTATAACTCGCGCTTACTGTGGCTTGCAGTGGCTGTTTGCGTCCTGACAATTCTCAGTATTGTTTTTTTATTTAGAAACTGGGTCCTGACCAGAAAGACCAACGAAGTGCTGCAACTGCAATTCCGACAGCTGGAATCGACGAGCGAAGCACTGGAAGAAAGCAACCAGAATTACGCACGGCTGATTAAAGTCATTGCCCATGACCTGCGAAATCCGATAGGCGCGATAAAAGGCCTGAGCTCGATGCTTTTGGAGGAAAAATTGACAGCCGAAGAGAATAATGAGTTCACCACGCTGATCAGGCAAGCGAGTGAAAGTTGCATCAAGCTGATCAGCGATTTGCTTGAAACCGATTTTAACCTGAAAGAATCAAAGCTTGTGAAAGAAGAGATAAACCTGGCTGCATTTTTACAACAAACCGTCAAGTTATTGTCTTTCAGGGCGAATGAAAAAAGTCAGGAGCTGATATTAAAAGAGCCAGGCAACGCAGTAGTTATGGCCGACCGGGATAAGTTATTGCGGGCATTAAATAACCTGATCGTGAATGCAATCAAGTTCAGCCCGATAGGCGGCAAGATAGAAATTGCTGGTAGCCAGTCCTCCGAGGGGTTTTTGATTTCGGTAAAAGACTATGGCCTGGGCATCCCGGAAAACCAGGCGTCCCGGATCTTCGACCCATTCACATCCTCCAAACGCCCCGGTACTGCCGGAGAGCAGCCTTTCGGTTTGGGATTATACATAACAAAACAGATCATAGAAGCGCACCACGGCAGGATCTGGTTTGAAAGCGAAGATGGAAAAGGAACCACTTTTTTTGTAATGCTGCCCATATCATTTTAAATTTCTTCAATCTGCAAAAAATGTCAAATATCAACCGCCGCAATTTCATTAAGCTCTCGGCAGGTGCCGCAGCTGCATTGAATGTACTACCTCCTTTGATCCGGCAAGCTCTTGCAGTGGATGCGCACAACCCGACAAAGTCCATTCAGGATGTGCAGCATGTCGTGATCCTGATGCAGGAGAACCGTTCTTTTGATCATTATTTTGGTTCAATGAAAGGGGTACGGGGATTTGGTGACCGGTTTCCGGTACCGCTTGAAAGTGGCGAACGGGCGTTTCATCAATCGGATGGAAAACGCATTGTGCCACCCTACCGCGCAGATAAAAAAACGATGAATGCCGCACTGATCCACGGCACACCCCATGATTTCCCCGACACGCAAGCTGCCTGGAACCAGGGAAAATACGGTTTTTGGCCAAAATTCAAAACGCCGTTTTCGATGGCTTACTACACCCGTGAGGAAATCCCGTTTCAGTATGCCCTGGCCGAATCTTTCACAATTTCAGATGCATACCACTGCTCCATCGCGACAGGGACTGATCCTAACCGCATTATTTTCTGGTCAGGCTCCAACTTTGATCCTGAAAAACGCGCGGCAGGAATTAACTGCACTGATCAGGATTCCGAGCCTGTCAATCTGCGGTGCTGGGTAACGATCGATGAAGCTCTGCCAGAGCCGCATTACAAATACAGGGGAAATGCATTCAGGTGGGATACCATTCCGGATGTGCTGCAAAAAGCGGGCATCAGCTGGCGGATTTACCAGGACCCGAAAAACAATTGGGACGGCGCAATGCACGGTTGTCTGGCATTCGAAAGTTTCCGTAATGCAAAACCCGGCTCGGCGATCCATGAAAATGGCATGAAACACTGGTCGCTGGAAGATCTGACGAAGCATGTAAAGGAAAACACATTGCCCCAGGTAACCTGGATATTGCCTTCCCAGGACGATTCTGAACACCCGGGCGCGCCATCCAGCCCGAACCGCGGCGGCGATTTTACACATCAGGTACTGACCGCACTGACTTCCAATCCGGAAGTATGGAGCAAAACGGTTTTCTTCCTCACTTTCGATGAAAATGATGGTTTGTTTGATCATTTGCCCGCACCTGCTGTTCCTTCGTATAACCTGGATGGGACGCTGGCAGGGAAGTCTACAATTGATCTGGCGGGGATGTATTTCAATAATGACAAGGGTACCTCAGAGTTCCCTAACCCATTTCACGCGGACAGTATAAAGCCGGGGCAGCCAATCAAAAAGCGGATTTACCAGGATAAGCGTGACACTATTTCGGGCAATATTCGTCCATGGGGAATGGGTCCGCGCGTGCCGCTTTATATTATTTCGCCGTGGAGCAAAGGTGGCTGGGTCGATTCGCAGGTAGCTGATCACTCATCGGTCGGACAGTTTCTGGAAAAACGATTCGGCGTTCAGGTGCCGGCGATCAGCCCATGGCACCGGGCGGTGAGCAGCGACCTCACTTCGGCCTTCGATTTTGTTAACCCCAATGATCCGGTTTTCCCAAAACTACCCGCCACAGCCGAATATGCCAACATTGAAGCCGAATCCAAAAAGCTCCCCCCGGCAGTGGCACCTGCCACAATGATGCCGCTCTTTCAGGAAAAAGGGACAAAGTTTTCACGTGCGCTACCTTATGAGTTGCACACGCACTGCAGCATCAATAATGCTGGGAATAAGGCTAGCCTGAAATTTGAAAATACCGGAAAGGCAGGTGCCGTTTTTCATGTTTACGATTTAAAACACCTCGACCGCATTCC
This Dyadobacter sp. UC 10 DNA region includes the following protein-coding sequences:
- the lysM gene encoding peptidoglycan-binding protein LysM produces the protein MGLLSFFKGVGEKIFKKEDAALPVAEAEPLRASALLAHVKALGLSYNSLSVKTSADSVILEGEVTTQADAEKIALAVGNVEGVELVDSRLKVATPASPARYHTVKSGDSLSKIALEVYGDLQKYPVIFEANKPMLTHPDKIYPGQVLRIPAL
- a CDS encoding YegP family protein, which translates into the protein MGKFIITKRSNGEFQFNLKAGNGQTILVSEGYKSRASCDNGIASVRINAAFDNRYESKKSKNEKHFFNLKASNGQVIGSSEMYETTASRDKGIESVKANAPEATIDDLTQ
- a CDS encoding ArnT family glycosyltransferase, with amino-acid sequence MEAKDLVASHQSIFNLKVSGWLLTVCFISLTFIPRSFDHVLFVDGLAYAAISRNMALGLGSFWEPYFADSFWLPYNRCAFFCEHPPLMFGMESLLFRLLGDSLAVENIYNLLVLLASTLLICLIWRELFRDNVAAKKQAWLPVLMWYGIRVVWWSVPNNLLDTTMAVFCLWSCYLQLKALHAPEQKIRLWVAAGLMILLACMTKGPVGLFPLAFPVIYVIVYGKAFFKKAASGLIVTGITFLILLAALLIYQPANFFLKNYFEGQVIAALAQKRERVTSGWTAHLYLVMVLLSNIIPHLLILGGLYLFKLFAKINIPAPINTRKARVLNILLGIAIILPMLVSVKQGDYYLMPALPFVGLFFAACCIEPLLLLVGRFGVVPRVLFPATAVLLVGLVAYKLAHPDFDRNYEVARALRAAVPERSKVYLTKDVSMEAGIHTAYQRYARLSIALDTTETKYLLFEKKGHALLDSLSKTQSYEILDLGHDATLAIRKERR
- a CDS encoding family 16 glycoside hydrolase, which encodes MKILLASCLIFLLHLHVSAQTIRPDLHKADLWETSNREVQTVTDGGKKAVKFNVNEKEGFMILKDYNFTNGTIEFDVKGKNVLQQSFVGVTFHFQDTKTQDVVYFRPFNFMNADTVRRPRSVQYASMPDYPWPKLRESFPGKYENKVNPVPNPDGWFHVKIIVAGKAIKVYVDHSPKPSLEVESLSKFTTGKIGLWAGPMSDPSFANFEITP
- a CDS encoding ATP-binding protein: MRIYIICALLLISATQSACGQIEVIRKLKDRLHQVKDSTQYVDVLNKISLLFYEQNADSTLIYSVRALEIASRLEYEKGIADATNNLGIVYDIKGNSQLAMRYYNDAYNKYRAIGDSSNIVQTLMNIAMVYELSGKDEKAVNNFKQALSLGNRIAHDSITALAIYNYMLIYPDHFKEKERERYIEKARAIALKYKDMRMQLAIEQLLAEDFISNQEHAKGIGLLQKTLAKSLQMQLYFFSMDLMIRLGDLHLAAAPDTAMKYYGEALMIAEQKLYRVYAREICTKLYEYFRSKGDMAKAYTYTQKLVKLFEEQAEIDRVSGIDYIEYAVKDQQLKSAQLKSVYNSRLLWLAVAVCVLTILSIVFLFRNWVLTRKTNEVLQLQFRQLESTSEALEESNQNYARLIKVIAHDLRNPIGAIKGLSSMLLEEKLTAEENNEFTTLIRQASESCIKLISDLLETDFNLKESKLVKEEINLAAFLQQTVKLLSFRANEKSQELILKEPGNAVVMADRDKLLRALNNLIVNAIKFSPIGGKIEIAGSQSSEGFLISVKDYGLGIPENQASRIFDPFTSSKRPGTAGEQPFGLGLYITKQIIEAHHGRIWFESEDGKGTTFFVMLPISF
- a CDS encoding phosphocholine-specific phospholipase C, giving the protein MSNINRRNFIKLSAGAAAALNVLPPLIRQALAVDAHNPTKSIQDVQHVVILMQENRSFDHYFGSMKGVRGFGDRFPVPLESGERAFHQSDGKRIVPPYRADKKTMNAALIHGTPHDFPDTQAAWNQGKYGFWPKFKTPFSMAYYTREEIPFQYALAESFTISDAYHCSIATGTDPNRIIFWSGSNFDPEKRAAGINCTDQDSEPVNLRCWVTIDEALPEPHYKYRGNAFRWDTIPDVLQKAGISWRIYQDPKNNWDGAMHGCLAFESFRNAKPGSAIHENGMKHWSLEDLTKHVKENTLPQVTWILPSQDDSEHPGAPSSPNRGGDFTHQVLTALTSNPEVWSKTVFFLTFDENDGLFDHLPAPAVPSYNLDGTLAGKSTIDLAGMYFNNDKGTSEFPNPFHADSIKPGQPIKKRIYQDKRDTISGNIRPWGMGPRVPLYIISPWSKGGWVDSQVADHSSVGQFLEKRFGVQVPAISPWHRAVSSDLTSAFDFVNPNDPVFPKLPATAEYANIEAESKKLPPAVAPATMMPLFQEKGTKFSRALPYELHTHCSINNAGNKASLKFENTGKAGAVFHVYDLKHLDRIPKRYTVESDKSLSDDWDLSADSGLYDLEVYGPNGFFRHFKGNANQPEPEVKVSYARKGGVLELLVENTNNGGENTNNGGGNTENGGGNGIENANKGTQASQNGTFEISIHANAYQYGGPWDTKLNVKASFRKAWTLKDSGNWYDFSVNIKGNTEYVRRFAGRVETGKPAISDPAMALHI